A window from Fragaria vesca subsp. vesca linkage group LG5, FraVesHawaii_1.0, whole genome shotgun sequence encodes these proteins:
- the LOC101290863 gene encoding DNA replication licensing factor mcm2-like encodes MEDVAKNVVFNLHPNYKFIHQKIYVRITNLPVYDQIRNIRQIHLNTMIRIGGVVTRRTGVFPQLQQESGSTIASQADYQDFGRVQLEVYNAASFGWVYWTLKD; translated from the exons ATGGAAGATGTTGCGAAGAATGTTGTGTTTAATTTACACCCCAATTACAAATTTATCCATCAAAAGATCTATGTTCGCATAACTAACTTACCTGTTTATGATCAGATTCGTAACATTAG GCAGATTCATTTGAATACCATGATTCGTATCGGAGGGGTTGTGACCCGACGCACTGGAGTGTTTCCCCAGTTGCAACAA GAGAGTGGGTCAACGATTGCTTCTCAGGCAGATTATCAAGACTTTGGGAGGGTTCAGTTAGAGGTTTACAATGCTGCTTCATTTGGATGGGTATATTGGACACTGAAAGATTGA